In Deltaproteobacteria bacterium, the genomic window GAAGACGTGGACGCGCTGATCAGCGCTACCACGGCCCGGTTCGGGTCGCTGGAAATCGCGATGCCGTTCGCCGGGATCGGGCTCGAGAAGCTCGCCCTGGAAACCACCCGGGAGGAATGGGAGCGCATGCTCGCCGTCAATCTCACCGGCAGTTTCCTGGTGATGCAGGCGGCGGGATCGGTCATGGTGGAGGCGGGCTACGGCCGCATCGTGGCCATGGCCTCCGTCTCCGGCATGCGCGGCGGCACCGGGCGGGTCGCCTACGGCGCCACCAAGGGGGCCATGATCACCATGACCCGGGTCATGGCCCTGGAGTTGGCCGAGACCGGGGTGACCGTGAACGCGTTGGCGCCGGGCCCGGTGGACACCGCGCTCACCCGGAAGATGTACGACGACGAAACCCGCCGCGCCTATGACCGGGCCATTCCCATGCGCCGATTCGCCCTTCCGGAAGAAGTGGCGCACGCGGCCCTGTTCCTGGCCCTGCCGCAGTCCGGCTACATCACCGGCATCACCTTGCCGGTGGACGGCGGCTTCACCTCGAGCGGCGTCATCAAGCGGAGTTGAGTGCCCGCGGAGGCGGGTCCGGGAATGGTTCCACGAGCCAAGCGGAGTCAAAGCTTGTAGAAGGCGAGGCCGTTCTCACGCAGGATCTTCCGCTTGACGGCCTCGGAGATGTCGGTGCGTTCGCGCAGCTCTTCGATGCCCGTCTCGCGCGCCTCGGCGTGGGGGATGTCGCCCTCGATGAGGATCTGGCCCTCGCCCACCAGCTCGATCACCTGGGGCAGCAGCGGTTCCTCCGCTTCGCACGTCACGTAGACCCGGCCTTCCTTGAGATATTCGCTGGGCGGCTTCTTCGACCGGTTCCCCAGCATCGACACCACCGGATGGTAATGGTCCATCCGTCCGACCATGTAGGGGATCCACTCGGAACCGGCCTCCAGGAACGCCACCCGCAGCTTCGGGAAGCGGTCCAGCACGCCGCCGCCCACGATGCTGAAGAAGCCCATGAGCACGGGTAGCGTGAAGCTCAGGATCAATGCGGCGTAGGGGTCCTCGCAGGTCCGGGTCAGGCCCGGCGCGCTCCAGCCCGTGTGGATACACACCGGCAGGTCCACGTCGCAGGCCGCCGCGTAGAACGGCGACAGGTCGGGATGGTGCAGCAAGGTCTGGCCCGCGGTGCCGCCGATCATCAGCCCCACGGCGCCCAGATCACGGGCGCGCCGCACCTCCGCCACGCACGCTTCGCGATCGCGCATGGGAATGACCGCGGCCCACTTCAACCGATCGGGGCGTTCGTTGCAACGTTGCGAGATCCAGGTGTTGTAGCTGCGCATCAAGGCGGCTTCGAATCGGGCATCGTCGGTGAGCCGGTGGAACAGGATGGAGGAGAAGATCACCTGGATGTCGATGCCGAAGGCATCCAGGTCCCTGATCCGGGCGTCGATGTCCGTCATGCCCTGGCTGCCGATGTTGAATACCTTGTCGCGG contains:
- a CDS encoding SDR family NAD(P)-dependent oxidoreductase, with amino-acid sequence MYSLEGHSAVVTGGASGIGLATVRLLAEAGANVVIADINEEAGVQVVEELTEKGAGALFVRTDVTRGEDVDALISATTARFGSLEIAMPFAGIGLEKLALETTREEWERMLAVNLTGSFLVMQAAGSVMVEAGYGRIVAMASVSGMRGGTGRVAYGATKGAMITMTRVMALELAETGVTVNALAPGPVDTALTRKMYDDETRRAYDRAIPMRRFALPEEVAHAALFLALPQSGYITGITLPVDGGFTSSGVIKRS
- a CDS encoding amidohydrolase family protein, which encodes MKQIDVVDADSHVMEVRETWDFLDDEFRHRAPVVVQGEGLATNSHIDAWWLIDGQIHPRLWGKGTTFSGTPLEMKFARDKVFNIGSQGMTDIDARIRDLDAFGIDIQVIFSSILFHRLTDDARFEAALMRSYNTWISQRCNERPDRLKWAAVIPMRDREACVAEVRRARDLGAVGLMIGGTAGQTLLHHPDLSPFYAAACDVDLPVCIHTGWSAPGLTRTCEDPYAALILSFTLPVLMGFFSIVGGGVLDRFPKLRVAFLEAGSEWIPYMVGRMDHYHPVVSMLGNRSKKPPSEYLKEGRVYVTCEAEEPLLPQVIELVGEGQILIEGDIPHAEARETGIEELRERTDISEAVKRKILRENGLAFYKL